One region of Macadamia integrifolia cultivar HAES 741 chromosome 11, SCU_Mint_v3, whole genome shotgun sequence genomic DNA includes:
- the LOC122092968 gene encoding uncharacterized protein LOC122092968: MYALTPEEAEASTEVVAGIPVYVLFNSRALHSFVSKRVAKKLDVPSKTLKCKLVVSTPTGTVEQLKEVCGPCLVEINGKKLDIQLIKFNMKNFDVILGMDWLSAHWNNVICAEKKVKMKDDKGVELMYQAERSS; encoded by the exons atgtatgccctaacaCCTGAAGAGGCTGAAGCCAGTactgaagtagtagcag gtatacctgTATATGTCTTATTCAATTCCAGAGCtttgcattcatttgtgtctaagagagTTGCTAAGAAGCTTGATGTACCATCTAAGACCTTAAAATGTAAGTTAGTAGTTAGCACGCCCACGGGGACTGTGGAACAGTTGAAAGAAGTGTGTGGGCCATGTTTAGTtgagattaatggaaagaaactaGATatccagcttatcaaattcaatatgaaGAATTTTGACGTCATTCTgggaatggattggttgtcggctcattggaataatgtgatctgtgctgagaAAAAAGTTAAGATGAAGGATGACAAAGGAGTAGAGCTTATGTATCAAGCTGAAAGGTCGAGTTGA